One part of the Marinobacterium rhizophilum genome encodes these proteins:
- a CDS encoding L,D-transpeptidase, producing the protein MSKLLLRISISRQRLDLLDGASVLQSYPVSTARNGAGEREGSGCTPRGRHVVRAKIGAGLPLNAVFRGRRFTGEIYSPQLAQSNPGRDWILTRILWLCGCEPGVNRLGALDSMRRFIYIHGTPDTEPMGVPLSHGCIRMRNVDVLELFERVPVGVAVSIEE; encoded by the coding sequence ATGAGTAAGCTTTTGCTGCGTATCTCGATCAGCCGGCAACGGCTGGACCTGCTTGACGGCGCCTCTGTGCTGCAAAGCTACCCGGTGTCCACGGCGCGCAACGGTGCGGGAGAGCGTGAAGGCAGCGGCTGTACACCCCGGGGGCGGCACGTTGTCCGCGCCAAGATCGGTGCCGGTCTGCCGCTGAACGCGGTGTTCCGGGGGCGGCGTTTTACCGGTGAAATTTATTCGCCACAGCTGGCCCAGTCCAATCCCGGGCGGGACTGGATACTGACACGCATCCTCTGGCTCTGCGGCTGCGAGCCTGGTGTCAACCGGCTGGGGGCGCTCGACAGCATGCGCCGCTTCATCTATATCCACGGCACCCCGGATACCGAACCCATGGGGGTGCCGCTGTCCCACGGCTGTATCCGCATGCGCAACGTCGATGTGCTGGAGCTGTTCGAGCGTGTGCCGGTCGGCGTGGCGGTGAGCATCGAGGAGTGA